The proteins below come from a single Demetria terragena DSM 11295 genomic window:
- a CDS encoding YibE/F family protein, with protein sequence MGVGHGHGTPAEVHVPRRARAVLIGTVVVLTVATIIGLILLWPSGEGAARSKAQAQYAQPGVTFPEATVVEMLPVCPEGGEQGGADPSADAEGNLSVPEPTCGAIRAKLDSGRTVAVNVPPEVTKSGVAKGDTVLIMRVPPGDEPGGIETFNFIHPERSTPLAVLAVAFVLLVAAIARLRGLLALVGLVVGGFVIMSFMLPALLDGSSGLWVAVVGSSAIMIVVLYLAHGISLRTSAALVGTVLGVAITAVIGIGGICASHLTGIADDDGAALASVVRTLDPHQLLTAAIIVAGLGVLNDVTITQASAVWELRAASPLLTRTQLFSSGMRIGRDHIASTIYTIVFAYAGAALPVLLLMSLYERPALELIQQEALSEEIIRTISSAIGLVLAVPITTAIAAVTVAAPRGAQAISASDSAEPLSPADPAEPAEPLEPPRSRAEARARREGR encoded by the coding sequence ATGGGAGTTGGCCACGGACACGGCACGCCTGCTGAGGTTCACGTCCCCCGCCGAGCACGCGCCGTACTCATCGGCACGGTCGTGGTCCTCACCGTGGCCACGATCATCGGTTTGATCCTGCTGTGGCCAAGCGGCGAGGGCGCTGCACGCAGCAAGGCCCAGGCCCAATACGCCCAGCCCGGCGTCACCTTCCCCGAGGCCACCGTGGTCGAGATGCTGCCTGTATGCCCTGAGGGTGGCGAGCAGGGTGGCGCAGATCCCAGCGCCGACGCCGAGGGCAATCTGAGCGTTCCAGAACCGACCTGCGGCGCGATCCGGGCCAAGCTCGACAGCGGGCGAACTGTCGCGGTGAATGTGCCGCCCGAGGTGACGAAATCTGGCGTGGCCAAAGGCGACACCGTGCTCATCATGCGAGTCCCTCCCGGTGACGAGCCGGGCGGGATCGAGACGTTCAACTTCATTCATCCCGAACGGTCCACGCCGCTCGCGGTCCTCGCGGTCGCCTTCGTCCTGCTCGTCGCCGCCATCGCGCGCCTGCGCGGACTCCTGGCCCTCGTCGGCCTCGTTGTCGGCGGCTTCGTGATCATGTCGTTCATGCTCCCGGCGCTGCTGGATGGCTCCAGCGGGCTATGGGTCGCGGTGGTCGGGTCCAGCGCGATCATGATCGTGGTCCTTTATCTCGCGCACGGCATCTCGTTGCGTACGAGTGCGGCATTGGTCGGCACAGTGCTCGGCGTCGCCATCACCGCAGTGATCGGAATCGGTGGCATCTGCGCGTCGCATCTGACCGGCATTGCCGATGACGATGGCGCAGCCCTGGCCTCCGTGGTACGCACCCTTGACCCCCACCAATTGCTCACGGCGGCCATCATCGTGGCCGGTCTTGGCGTCCTCAACGATGTGACGATCACGCAGGCTTCGGCCGTCTGGGAGCTGCGCGCGGCATCACCTCTGCTGACCCGAACACAACTGTTCTCCTCAGGAATGCGGATCGGCCGCGACCACATTGCCTCCACGATCTACACGATCGTCTTTGCCTACGCCGGCGCCGCGCTCCCCGTGTTGTTGTTGATGAGCCTGTATGAACGCCCCGCCCTTGAACTCATCCAGCAGGAAGCGCTCTCGGAGGAGATCATCCGGACCATCTCGTCCGCTATCGGGCTTGTACTGGCGGTGCCCATCACCACGGCCATCGCGGCCGTCACGGTCGCCGCACCACGTGGCGCGCAGGCAATATCCGCATCGGATAGCGCCGAGCCGTTGAGCCCTGCCGACCCCGCTGAGCCCGCTGAGCCTCTTGAGCCACCACGCTCACGCGCCGAGGCTCGGGCGCGACGCGAAGGACGCTAA
- the mfd gene encoding transcription-repair coupling factor encodes MLDVLHADPKVSEVLAHVGRTSRLDVAAAPGLRAPLTALVATRGERPAPVLAVTATGRESQDLAAALQAFLPAEGVAELPSWETLPHERLSPRSDTVGRRLAVLRRLAHPSTDDPEHGPIQVLIVSVRALMQPIAKGLGDLEPVALRVGEEHPLERVVAALAAAAYTRTDMVERRGEFAVRGGIVDVFPPTEEHPIRVEFFGDEVEEVRAFKVADQRTLPDGDLAHGLWAPPCRELLLTDEVRLRATDLAERLPGVADMLHKVSEGIAVEGMESLMPALLGTEDGHGMETLLDVLPANTHVVLSEPERVRTRAHDLVATSEEFLQASWANAAAGNAVPVDLEATLGTASYWGLADLREHALARDLPWWSLTSFASDDELTDFVEDATPGTRITLPTEEVPAYRGNTEVAVTDLSAHVAAGQRILVVTEGHGLAQRVREMLAENDVPARELDTLAPGMVEVATGSLGHGFILPSSNLVVLTEGDLTGAVAGTATTKDMRKMPSRRRKVVDPLQLNPGDHVVHEQHGVGRFVEMVQRTVAGATREYLVIEYASRKRGQPGDRLFVPTDQLDQVTRYVGGEAPTLNKLGGSDWQATKSKARRHVRQIAGQLIQLYSARMATPGHAFPPDSPWQQELEDAFAYVETPDQLSSIDEVKADMEKSIPMDRLICGDVGYGKTEIAVRAAFKAIQDGKQAAVLVPTTLLVKQHQQTFAERYAGFPVVVRSLSRFQSDKEAREVIAGLADGTVDLVIGTHRLLSSEIKFKDLGLVVVDEEQRFGVEHKEQLKQMRTAVDVLAMSATPIPRTLEMAVTGIREMSTLQTPPEERHPVLTFVGGYEEKQITAAIRRELMREGQVFFVHNRVQSIEKTASRLRELVPEARIVTAHGKMPEQRLEDVVVDFWERRSDVLVCTTIVETGLDISNANTLIVERSDLMGLSQLHQLRGRVGRGRERAYAYFLFPPEKPLTETAHDRLETIASHTDLGAGMQVAMKDLEIRGAGNLLGGEQSGHIAGVGFDLYVRMVGEAVTEFRGDGGGVAPPTEVKIELPVDAHLPHEYVPGERLRLEAYKKLATVENEEALDAIVEELRDRYGEPPEAAQHLIEVARLRTIARQAGITDVAVQARNIRFSPVELRESQQLRLERLYRGSTIRAAQQQILVPAPRTAAVGGQPLRDTDVLRWAGQLIQGILLDDITAAAAASAG; translated from the coding sequence ATGCTGGATGTGCTGCACGCCGACCCCAAGGTGTCGGAGGTGCTCGCGCACGTCGGCCGTACAAGCAGGCTCGATGTGGCTGCTGCACCCGGGCTGCGCGCACCTTTGACAGCGCTGGTCGCGACCCGTGGCGAGCGCCCGGCTCCGGTCCTCGCGGTGACGGCTACCGGGCGGGAGTCGCAGGATCTTGCCGCTGCGCTGCAGGCCTTCTTGCCAGCAGAAGGTGTCGCCGAGTTGCCTAGTTGGGAGACTCTCCCGCACGAACGCCTGAGCCCGAGGAGCGACACCGTCGGGCGCCGACTCGCGGTTCTTCGTCGCCTTGCCCACCCTTCAACCGATGACCCTGAGCATGGTCCGATCCAGGTTTTGATCGTGTCGGTACGTGCCCTGATGCAGCCGATTGCCAAAGGTCTTGGGGATCTGGAGCCGGTCGCCCTAAGGGTCGGCGAGGAACACCCGCTGGAGCGCGTGGTCGCAGCGTTGGCCGCGGCGGCCTACACCCGCACGGACATGGTGGAGCGGCGTGGCGAGTTCGCCGTACGCGGTGGGATCGTCGACGTCTTTCCACCCACCGAGGAGCACCCGATCCGCGTCGAGTTTTTCGGCGATGAGGTGGAGGAAGTGCGTGCCTTCAAGGTGGCCGACCAGCGCACCCTGCCGGACGGCGATCTCGCGCACGGTCTGTGGGCTCCACCATGCCGGGAGCTCCTGCTCACCGACGAGGTGCGCCTCCGCGCGACGGATCTTGCCGAGCGTCTGCCCGGGGTCGCCGACATGCTGCACAAGGTGTCCGAGGGCATCGCCGTTGAGGGCATGGAGTCCTTGATGCCCGCCTTGTTGGGGACCGAAGACGGGCACGGGATGGAGACCCTGCTGGACGTCCTTCCCGCCAACACCCATGTGGTCCTCAGCGAACCAGAGCGGGTGCGCACTCGTGCGCACGACCTGGTCGCCACGAGCGAGGAGTTCTTGCAGGCGTCCTGGGCCAACGCGGCTGCTGGCAACGCTGTTCCAGTCGACCTGGAGGCCACGTTGGGTACTGCGTCCTACTGGGGCCTTGCCGATCTGCGGGAGCACGCGCTGGCGCGCGACCTGCCCTGGTGGTCGTTGACGAGTTTTGCGAGTGACGACGAACTCACTGACTTTGTCGAAGACGCCACGCCAGGCACGCGAATCACCCTTCCCACTGAGGAGGTGCCGGCCTACCGCGGCAATACCGAGGTAGCGGTGACCGACCTAAGCGCTCATGTCGCAGCCGGGCAGCGCATCTTGGTAGTGACTGAGGGCCATGGCTTAGCGCAGCGCGTACGCGAGATGTTGGCCGAGAACGACGTGCCAGCAAGGGAACTCGACACTCTCGCTCCCGGGATGGTCGAGGTTGCGACCGGCTCTCTTGGGCACGGATTCATCCTGCCGTCCAGCAATCTGGTGGTGCTCACCGAGGGCGATCTCACCGGTGCCGTTGCGGGAACCGCCACCACCAAGGACATGCGGAAGATGCCCTCCCGGCGCCGCAAGGTGGTCGACCCGCTCCAGCTCAATCCCGGCGACCACGTCGTGCACGAACAACACGGTGTGGGTCGCTTCGTGGAGATGGTGCAGCGCACCGTCGCGGGCGCCACCCGCGAATACCTGGTAATCGAGTACGCGAGTCGCAAGCGCGGGCAACCGGGCGACCGACTCTTCGTGCCGACGGACCAACTTGACCAGGTGACCCGCTACGTCGGTGGCGAGGCCCCCACCCTGAACAAGCTGGGCGGATCCGACTGGCAGGCAACGAAATCCAAGGCGCGGCGGCACGTACGCCAGATCGCCGGGCAACTCATCCAGCTCTACTCGGCGCGGATGGCCACGCCGGGCCACGCGTTCCCGCCCGACAGCCCATGGCAGCAGGAGTTGGAAGACGCGTTCGCCTATGTGGAGACGCCCGACCAGTTGTCGAGCATCGATGAGGTCAAGGCAGACATGGAGAAGTCGATCCCGATGGATCGGCTGATCTGCGGTGATGTGGGTTACGGCAAGACGGAGATCGCGGTGCGCGCCGCGTTCAAGGCGATTCAGGATGGCAAACAGGCAGCAGTGCTGGTGCCGACGACCTTGCTGGTGAAGCAACACCAACAGACCTTCGCCGAGCGGTATGCCGGATTCCCCGTCGTGGTGCGCTCACTGTCACGGTTCCAGTCCGACAAGGAGGCCCGCGAAGTCATCGCTGGCCTGGCAGACGGCACGGTCGACCTGGTCATCGGGACGCACCGCTTGCTCTCCAGCGAGATCAAGTTCAAGGACCTTGGACTGGTGGTCGTCGATGAGGAACAGCGCTTCGGTGTCGAGCACAAAGAGCAGCTGAAGCAGATGCGTACGGCCGTGGATGTCCTGGCGATGTCGGCCACTCCCATTCCACGCACCCTGGAGATGGCGGTGACGGGGATCCGGGAGATGTCGACACTGCAGACGCCGCCCGAGGAGCGCCATCCAGTCCTGACCTTCGTGGGCGGATATGAGGAAAAGCAGATCACGGCCGCCATCCGGCGCGAACTCATGCGTGAGGGACAGGTGTTCTTCGTGCACAACCGGGTGCAATCCATCGAGAAGACGGCGTCCCGACTGCGCGAGTTGGTGCCCGAGGCGCGCATCGTCACCGCGCACGGGAAAATGCCCGAGCAACGCCTCGAAGACGTGGTCGTCGACTTCTGGGAGCGACGCTCCGATGTCCTGGTGTGCACCACGATCGTCGAAACTGGTCTCGACATTTCCAACGCCAACACCCTCATCGTGGAGCGGTCCGACCTCATGGGCCTTTCCCAACTACACCAGTTGCGCGGACGCGTGGGCCGAGGGCGCGAGCGGGCCTATGCCTACTTCCTTTTCCCGCCCGAGAAGCCACTGACGGAGACCGCGCACGACCGGCTCGAAACCATCGCCAGTCATACCGACCTCGGGGCGGGAATGCAGGTCGCCATGAAGGACTTGGAGATTCGCGGGGCAGGCAACCTGCTCGGTGGTGAGCAGTCCGGCCACATCGCGGGCGTCGGGTTCGACCTCTACGTGCGCATGGTCGGCGAGGCCGTCACCGAGTTCCGCGGAGATGGCGGGGGAGTGGCGCCCCCGACGGAGGTCAAGATCGAGTTGCCTGTCGATGCGCACCTGCCGCACGAGTATGTGCCCGGCGAAAGGTTGCGGCTAGAGGCATACAAGAAACTTGCGACTGTCGAGAACGAGGAAGCCCTCGACGCGATCGTGGAGGAGCTGCGTGACCGCTACGGCGAGCCGCCGGAGGCTGCGCAGCACCTCATCGAGGTGGCGCGGTTGCGGACGATTGCTCGGCAGGCGGGCATCACCGATGTCGCCGTGCAGGCCAGGAATATCCGGTTCTCTCCGGTCGAACTGCGCGAGAGTCAGCAGCTACGACTCGAACGGCTCTATCGAGGGTCGACGATTCGAGCGGCCCAGCAGCAAATCCTGGTTCCGGCGCCGCGTACCGCCGCGGTGGGCGGTCAGCCTCTGCGCGATACCGACGTGCTGAGGTGGGCCGGCCAACTGATCCAAGGCATCTTGCTGGACGACATCACTGCTGCGGCCGCTGCCTCAGCGGGCTGA
- a CDS encoding MazG family protein, with protein sequence MRPRLTLLVTSPRLPAGILTRDAWTALDEAAQVLAADLDDPTPAALVTNGVTVQQVSESRGALAARLVSACAEGSVVWIGSPDADPGLTDALAEELTSSPEPPEVEMLVGSWDPPGARLLDVAAVMDTLRSPGGCPWDAEQTHESLTPYLVEESAEAVEAVESGDREHLVEELGDVLLQVFFHARIATEHEQEPFDIDDVAHGLVSKLIRRHPHVFGDGEASSPEDVERAWEQIKRQEKPGRDAEDLLAGIPRGLPLPYVIAKVRSRVARRGGDEALDQALAVHAERAIANSDQAWSDLRREIDDWRA encoded by the coding sequence GTGAGGCCTCGGCTCACTCTTCTGGTCACCAGTCCGCGGCTTCCCGCGGGCATCCTCACGCGCGATGCCTGGACGGCACTCGATGAGGCTGCGCAGGTGCTGGCCGCGGACCTGGACGATCCAACCCCTGCGGCCCTGGTCACCAACGGCGTTACCGTGCAACAGGTTTCGGAAAGTCGTGGCGCGCTCGCCGCGAGGCTGGTTAGCGCGTGCGCCGAGGGTTCAGTGGTCTGGATTGGGTCACCCGACGCCGACCCGGGCCTGACCGACGCCCTCGCAGAGGAACTCACCAGTTCTCCTGAGCCGCCTGAGGTCGAGATGCTGGTGGGGTCCTGGGACCCGCCCGGTGCGCGACTTCTTGACGTCGCCGCGGTGATGGACACCTTGCGCTCTCCCGGTGGGTGTCCGTGGGATGCCGAGCAGACTCATGAGTCCCTGACGCCGTACCTCGTGGAGGAGTCAGCAGAGGCGGTCGAGGCCGTCGAGAGCGGCGACCGTGAGCACTTGGTCGAAGAACTCGGGGACGTACTCCTGCAGGTTTTCTTCCACGCCCGTATCGCGACCGAACACGAGCAGGAACCTTTCGACATCGATGATGTGGCCCACGGGCTCGTCAGCAAACTCATCCGACGGCACCCGCACGTCTTCGGCGACGGGGAGGCTTCCTCGCCGGAGGATGTCGAGCGCGCCTGGGAACAGATCAAGCGCCAGGAGAAGCCGGGCAGGGACGCTGAGGATCTGTTGGCGGGCATACCGCGTGGCCTTCCGTTGCCGTACGTCATCGCCAAGGTTCGATCGCGAGTCGCCAGGCGCGGCGGTGACGAGGCGCTCGATCAGGCACTGGCGGTGCACGCCGAGCGCGCCATCGCGAACTCTGACCAGGCATGGTCAGACCTGCGCCGCGAGATCGACGACTGGCGCGCCTAG
- the eno gene encoding phosphopyruvate hydratase yields the protein MAAIEAIGAREILDSRGNPTVEVELALDDGTVSRAAVPSGASTGQFEAVERRDGNAKRYGGKGVEDAVDAVMEQIAPALLGFEASEQRLIDAEMINLDGTDNKATLGANAILGVSLAVAKAAADSADLPLFRYLGGPNAYLLPVPMMNILNGGSHADSNVDIQEFMIAPIGAESFREALRWGAEVYHALKKVLNKKGLATGLGDEGGFAPNLESNRAALDLILEAIKNAGYEPGRDIALALDVAASEFAKDGTYTFEGAKKSAAEMVDYYADLVASYPLVSIEDPLDEEDWDGWKAMTDRLGDQVQIVGDDLFVTNPKRLQKGIDSDTANSLLVKVNQIGTLSETLDAVALATRSGYTSMMSHRSGETEDTTIADLAVATSCGQIKTGAPARSDRVAKYNQLLRIEDELDDAGQYAGAAAFPRFKA from the coding sequence GTGGCAGCGATCGAAGCAATCGGCGCACGCGAAATCCTTGATTCTCGCGGCAACCCCACCGTCGAGGTGGAACTCGCCCTGGATGACGGCACGGTGAGCCGCGCCGCAGTCCCCAGTGGTGCGTCGACCGGACAGTTCGAGGCTGTGGAGCGTCGCGACGGCAACGCCAAGCGTTATGGCGGCAAGGGTGTCGAAGACGCCGTCGACGCCGTGATGGAGCAAATTGCCCCCGCGTTGCTGGGCTTCGAGGCCAGCGAGCAGCGACTGATTGACGCCGAGATGATCAACCTCGACGGCACCGACAACAAAGCCACGCTCGGCGCCAACGCGATTTTGGGCGTCTCCCTTGCGGTAGCCAAGGCCGCGGCCGACTCCGCTGACCTGCCGCTGTTCCGCTACCTCGGCGGGCCTAACGCCTACCTGCTGCCGGTCCCGATGATGAACATCCTCAACGGTGGTTCGCACGCGGACTCCAACGTGGACATCCAAGAGTTCATGATCGCGCCGATTGGTGCGGAGAGTTTCCGGGAGGCACTGCGCTGGGGCGCGGAGGTTTACCACGCCCTCAAGAAGGTCCTCAACAAAAAGGGCTTGGCGACCGGGCTCGGCGACGAGGGCGGCTTCGCGCCGAACTTGGAGTCCAACCGGGCAGCGCTCGACCTGATCCTCGAGGCCATCAAGAACGCGGGCTACGAGCCGGGCCGGGATATTGCGCTGGCCCTGGACGTTGCGGCGTCGGAGTTCGCCAAAGATGGCACCTACACCTTTGAGGGCGCCAAGAAGTCTGCTGCGGAGATGGTCGATTACTACGCCGACCTCGTCGCCTCCTACCCGCTGGTCTCGATCGAGGATCCGCTGGACGAAGAGGACTGGGACGGCTGGAAGGCCATGACCGATCGGCTGGGCGATCAGGTGCAGATTGTGGGTGACGACCTTTTCGTGACCAACCCCAAGCGCCTGCAGAAGGGCATTGACAGCGACACCGCGAATTCGCTGCTCGTCAAGGTCAACCAGATCGGCACCCTGAGCGAGACTCTCGACGCAGTGGCGTTGGCTACCCGTTCGGGCTACACCTCGATGATGTCGCACCGCTCCGGTGAGACCGAGGACACCACGATCGCTGACCTCGCCGTCGCGACCAGTTGCGGCCAGATCAAGACCGGTGCACCCGCTCGTTCGGACCGCGTCGCGAAGTACAACCAGTTGCTGCGTATCGAGGATGAACTCGACGACGCTGGACAGTACGCCGGCGCAGCTGCGTTCCCTCGGTTTAAGGCCTGA
- a CDS encoding FtsB family cell division protein has translation MRRMVIMGLLVVFLAVLLVPTLRGYLNQRSEIDTLNRQVTEQQSTVKTLQKQRDRWNDPDYVAQQARSRLGFAKPGEKAYIIVDDQGAKREVDTNSGVQKDTSGAKRPWYGHLWGSVISAGEAQDK, from the coding sequence ATGCGCCGAATGGTGATCATGGGCCTGCTGGTCGTGTTCTTGGCCGTGCTGCTCGTCCCGACGTTGCGGGGATATCTCAACCAACGCTCGGAGATCGACACGCTCAACCGCCAGGTGACCGAGCAGCAGTCCACGGTGAAAACCCTTCAGAAGCAACGGGATCGGTGGAATGACCCCGATTACGTTGCCCAGCAGGCCCGGTCACGGCTCGGCTTCGCCAAACCCGGTGAGAAGGCGTACATCATCGTTGATGACCAGGGCGCCAAGCGTGAGGTAGACACGAACTCAGGAGTCCAGAAGGACACCTCCGGCGCCAAGCGACCGTGGTACGGCCATCTGTGGGGCTCGGTGATCTCGGCGGGCGAGGCGCAGGACAAGTGA
- a CDS encoding DUF501 domain-containing protein yields MTNPPPNTGTPPNAGRAADTPPNAGRAADTPLNAGRAADTPLNAGRAGEPARASRVETHPDPNDIAWVEHQLGRLPRGIVSIAARCPCGCPTVVRTLPRLPDGVPFPTSFYATCPRLTGAISTLESLGMMREMSERLEQDEDLAAAYRSAHEDYLARRLELGNVPEIDGISAGGMPTRVKCLHVLVAHSLAAGPGVNPLGDEALAALPEWWSDGCCDGTTGLRSGQR; encoded by the coding sequence GTGACCAACCCGCCCCCCAACACCGGCACGCCCCCCAACGCCGGTCGAGCCGCCGACACGCCTCCCAACGCCGGTCGAGCCGCCGACACGCCCCTCAACGCCGGTCGAGCCGCCGACACGCCCCTCAACGCCGGTCGAGCCGGCGAGCCCGCTAGGGCGAGCCGTGTCGAGACCCACCCCGACCCCAACGACATCGCCTGGGTCGAACACCAACTCGGCCGACTGCCGCGCGGAATCGTCTCGATCGCGGCCAGGTGTCCCTGTGGTTGCCCGACGGTGGTGCGTACCCTCCCACGCCTTCCCGACGGTGTGCCGTTTCCAACGTCCTTCTATGCCACCTGCCCGCGGCTGACCGGTGCGATCAGCACTCTGGAGTCGCTGGGCATGATGCGGGAGATGTCTGAGCGTCTTGAGCAGGACGAGGATCTCGCCGCCGCCTACCGATCTGCGCACGAGGACTATCTGGCCCGCCGACTCGAGCTCGGCAACGTGCCCGAGATCGACGGGATTAGCGCAGGCGGTATGCCCACCCGGGTGAAGTGCTTGCACGTCCTGGTCGCGCACTCTCTTGCCGCTGGTCCGGGCGTGAACCCGCTCGGCGACGAAGCCCTCGCTGCGCTGCCCGAGTGGTGGTCCGACGGCTGCTGCGACGGCACCACGGGTTTGCGCTCAGGTCAGCGCTGA
- a CDS encoding class I SAM-dependent DNA methyltransferase, which produces MTSSDLWTHEMAARYDDAMAKISTPDAVKPAVDLLAELADGGPVCEFAIGTGRIGIPLSRRGLSVTGIELSEPMVQELHRKDPDLPVTIGDMATTAVGDDFALVYLVFNTIGNLRTQPEQVACFANAAAHLRPGGSFVVEVGVPQLQRLPPGQTAIPSDISEEHVGLDTYDLVTQQATSHHYNQQPDGSYRFAPHHYRYVWPSELDLMAQLAGMNFEARYADWGRSPFVATSDSHVSIWRKGSALT; this is translated from the coding sequence ATGACCAGCAGCGACCTATGGACCCACGAGATGGCGGCGCGCTATGACGACGCCATGGCGAAAATATCCACCCCAGATGCGGTCAAACCCGCAGTGGACTTGTTGGCCGAGCTCGCCGACGGCGGACCGGTGTGTGAGTTCGCCATTGGAACGGGCCGTATCGGCATTCCGCTGTCCAGACGCGGTCTGTCGGTCACCGGGATCGAGTTGTCTGAGCCGATGGTCCAGGAGTTGCACCGCAAGGACCCCGACCTTCCCGTGACGATCGGCGACATGGCCACCACAGCCGTCGGTGACGACTTTGCCCTGGTCTATTTGGTGTTCAACACGATCGGCAATCTGCGCACCCAGCCGGAGCAAGTCGCCTGCTTCGCCAATGCTGCTGCCCACTTGCGACCGGGAGGCAGCTTCGTGGTCGAAGTCGGCGTGCCGCAACTGCAACGACTCCCGCCAGGGCAGACCGCGATTCCGTCCGATATCAGCGAGGAACATGTGGGCCTGGATACCTACGACCTCGTGACACAGCAGGCCACGTCACACCACTACAACCAGCAGCCAGATGGGTCGTATCGCTTTGCGCCGCACCACTATCGGTATGTCTGGCCCAGCGAACTTGACCTCATGGCTCAGCTTGCGGGAATGAACTTCGAGGCTCGGTATGCCGACTGGGGCCGGTCGCCATTCGTCGCCACCAGCGACTCGCACGTCTCGATCTGGCGTAAAGGCTCAGCGCTGACCTGA
- a CDS encoding Ppx/GppA phosphatase family protein, producing MTRVAAIDCGTNSIRLLIADRDGSGGLVDVIRRTEVVRLGQGVDVTGRISPEAMERTLARAREYAALCREHQVEAARFVATSASRDADNAEEFVAGVRAAFGDLDVSPEVVSGAEEASLSFAGATGDLVAAGTPAPYLVVDLGGGSTELVRGSTGVEQQRSVDIGCVRMTERHLRSDPPTAEEISAATRDVDAALDLAEQDVDLAGIATLVGLAGSVTTITAHALDLSTYDPEAIHGARLEVDQVIDSCTALLSATRAQRSAMPFMHPGRVDVIGAGALVWRRVVERVAASAGVTATVTSETDILDGIALSCPP from the coding sequence ATGACCCGTGTGGCCGCCATCGACTGTGGCACCAACTCGATCCGCCTGTTGATTGCCGACCGGGACGGCTCCGGTGGCCTGGTCGATGTGATCCGGCGGACGGAGGTCGTTCGTCTCGGGCAAGGCGTCGACGTGACTGGCCGGATCTCCCCGGAGGCGATGGAGCGGACGCTGGCTCGAGCGCGGGAGTACGCCGCCCTGTGCCGGGAACACCAGGTTGAGGCGGCGCGGTTCGTCGCCACGTCCGCCTCCAGGGATGCCGATAACGCAGAAGAGTTCGTCGCTGGCGTACGTGCCGCCTTCGGCGATCTTGACGTCAGCCCCGAGGTGGTCAGCGGCGCTGAAGAAGCGTCGTTGAGTTTTGCCGGCGCCACTGGTGATCTGGTCGCGGCCGGTACGCCAGCGCCTTACCTGGTGGTCGACCTCGGCGGCGGGTCGACGGAGTTGGTGCGCGGCAGCACGGGAGTGGAACAGCAGCGTTCGGTCGACATCGGGTGCGTGCGCATGACCGAACGGCATCTGCGCTCCGATCCGCCGACAGCGGAAGAAATCTCGGCGGCTACTCGAGACGTAGACGCGGCATTGGACCTGGCCGAGCAGGACGTTGACCTTGCCGGGATTGCGACCCTCGTCGGGCTGGCCGGGTCGGTTACCACCATCACGGCGCACGCGCTGGACCTGTCGACCTATGACCCCGAAGCAATCCACGGCGCACGCCTCGAAGTCGACCAGGTGATCGACTCGTGCACCGCGTTGTTGTCGGCCACCCGTGCGCAGCGCTCGGCCATGCCGTTCATGCACCCGGGACGTGTCGATGTCATCGGCGCCGGGGCGCTGGTCTGGCGCCGCGTCGTCGAGCGGGTTGCGGCCTCAGCCGGGGTCACTGCGACGGTCACTAGCGAAACCGACATCCTCGACGGGATTGCCCTCTCCTGTCCGCCCTGA
- a CDS encoding type II toxin-antitoxin system PemK/MazF family toxin yields MARQDLAQQLMRTVGKAANRGLRTWMRERRRPSGAPTSSKVPTAASSDYPGDFQGVPTMTYEPQPDGRPDPGEIVWTWVPYEEDHTQGKDRPVLLIGRDDRWLIGLQLTSKDHDRDAGQEARAGRHWVDIGTGDWDRKGRPSEVRVNRLLRVDATAIRREGAVLSKERFEEVAEGVRRHQ; encoded by the coding sequence ATGGCTCGTCAAGATCTCGCCCAGCAACTCATGCGTACGGTCGGCAAGGCCGCCAACCGTGGCCTGCGGACGTGGATGCGCGAGCGTCGCCGTCCATCGGGGGCGCCCACATCGTCAAAAGTGCCGACCGCGGCCAGCTCCGACTATCCCGGAGACTTCCAGGGTGTGCCGACGATGACCTACGAACCTCAACCGGATGGCAGGCCGGATCCGGGTGAGATCGTCTGGACCTGGGTGCCCTACGAGGAGGACCACACTCAGGGCAAGGATCGCCCGGTGCTCCTTATCGGGCGCGATGATCGGTGGCTTATCGGTCTGCAGCTCACCAGCAAGGATCACGACCGCGACGCTGGGCAAGAAGCCCGGGCAGGTCGCCATTGGGTCGACATCGGTACCGGTGACTGGGACCGGAAGGGGCGCCCGAGCGAGGTACGCGTCAACCGGCTACTCCGCGTTGACGCCACGGCGATTCGTCGCGAAGGTGCGGTGCTCTCGAAGGAGCGCTTCGAGGAGGTTGCTGAGGGCGTACGCCGCCATCAGTGA